Genomic DNA from Anthonomus grandis grandis chromosome 2, icAntGran1.3, whole genome shotgun sequence:
CCAAATCTCCGGTTGTACAAAAAACCAATCAACCTAAAGCCGGTCCTTCAGGTATATCAACATCTTTAAACTATCGGCGCTCACAGCGCCGGACTCGTTTCAAAAAGGAGGAGGGGAGCGGAACCCACCATTCCAGGAGAGCATATCCTCCACGTTAAGAGAAGAACCAGATCAGTTATTAACTAGCCAGGTAAATAAGAAATACGCGGGCCGCCtttctaaatatttagaaaaatgggCTCTTATCACTAATGATTATGCTGTTCTCTCTTGGGTTCCTGGATATAAGATTCCATTTAGGAAGAAACCAGTGCAAACTTATTTACCAAAATCAAGTTTTACATTAACAGAGGCATCTCAATTGGAAGATGTTATTACTCAATTGTTACAGATAGGAGCAGTGTCAAAGACTTAGGATTCAAAGATCTAGTCagtttttttcatcaattttcttGGTTCCAAAACCCGAGGGTTCCTATAGATTTATATTAAATCTCAAAGCTTTGAACCGTTTTCTACGACCTCCTTATTTTAAACTAGAGGATCATAGGACagtctttaaattattatatccaaATTGTTTCTTTACATCACTTGACATTAAAGATGCATATTTTTTGATTTCAGTGAATaaaagatttagaaaatatttgtcCTTTGATTTTAAAGGTTCATATTATCAATTTAACTGTTTGCCGTTTGGTCTTTGCACAGCGCCATTTGTGTTTACAAAGATCATGAAACCTGTAGTAAAATTCTTAAGGTCTAATGGCATTGTATGTGTTATTTATCTAGATGACATTCTCATTATTAGTAAAACTTTTGAGACAGCTTGTAAAGACTGCCAAGCTACAAAAGATCTTCTGGAATCCTTAGGTTTTTTACTTAATTCCAAGAAAAGTAATTTAGTTCCTTCTCAGACATGTACATTTCTGGGCTTTGCATATAACTCCATATCATTTAAGGTACTTTTACCCATCGAGAAGGCAACTCTTATTCAGgcacaaattttaaaacttttaacgaAGGACAAATGCTCTATTTTAACTCTGGCTCAACTTATAGGTAAATTTGTAGCAGCTTGTCCTGCTGTTAAATATGGTTgggttcatttaaaaattttagagcGTAAAAAGTATTTAGCATTACGCTCTAATAGACATAATTATCAGTcaactttattactttcagacTGTATAAAATCTGAATTACAATGGTGGCATCAAACCTTAACTCATAATTATGGTACACATATAGTGACAAATACAGTGTTTGCCCTTGAGATTTTTACAGATGCTTCTCTAACGGGTTGGGGTGCTCATTGTCTAAGTAAAGTTACACATGGTTTTTGGCACACATGTGACAGagtaaaacatattaattatttggaaTTGCTAGCAGCTTTTAACGCACTTCGTTCGTTTGCTTCAGATTTATCAAATTGTTCCATTCTACTTGGAGTAGATAATGTGACAGCCATAGCCTGTATAAATCGTATGGGTAGTGTAAggtttaaaaatcttaattatatcACAAGACAAATTTGGCTGTGGTGTGAAACTAGAAATATTTTCCTAGTTGCCTCATATGTTAATACTAAAGATAATGTCCATGCAGATAAGGAATCTCGATCGACTTATACAGAATATGAATTATCAAATCATGCTTTTCAAAAGATATGTCAGTATTTTGGTAAACCTACTATTGACCTATTTGCATCACAATTAAATGCAAAGTGTACTAGATATATCTCATGGAAACCAGATCCTAGTTCTATCACTGTAGATGCTTTCACTGTTTCGTGGGAAGGTCAATTTTTCTATGCCTTCCCACCATTTAGCCTTGTATTAAAATGCTTACAAAAGATCATTGCTGAAGGAGCCCAGGGAATAGTAGTAGTTCCTCGCTGGAATACCCAGCCATGGTACTCTACCTTTTGTAAACTTCTCGTAACAAAACCTTTAGTTTTCACACCAGATCAAAGTTTACTTTCTTCACCTTTCAGAGACCCACTTTGGCAGACCCTTTCCCTGGAGGTTGAAATTTTATCCGGGAGGCTTTTCACAGACGAGGTGTCCCAGCAATAGGACTTCAGgctattaaatattcaatcagCACATCTACTTTAAAGCAGTATACTGCATACTTAAGGAAATGGTGGGATTTTTGCAGCACAAAAAACCATAATCCTTTtcaatattcattaaatttgattttggaCTTTCTAAGCACCCAATTTCAAAGTGGCGCATCCTACTCTACTATTAACTCGCAACATGCGGCTATAGTCCTACTTTTTTCAATAGAAACAtcagagaaaaatattataagacgTTTTTTGAAAGGCATCTATAACCAAAAACCATCTAGGCCAAAATACCAAACTACGTGGGACCCACATCCGGTTCTTTTACATCTATCCAGTCTATATCCTTTGTCTGACATTtctaggtttcaattaacaatgaAGCTGGCCACATTATTAGCATTAATTACAGGCCATAGGCTTCAAACTTTGGCATGTATACGTTTACAAAATATCATTAGATTTCCAGatcgtttagaaataaaaatttcagacaGACTTAAAACTTCATCTTATAAGAATTTTCAACCAATATTGATAATcccatattttaaagaaaatgcttctCTCTGCGTGGCCTCTGTCATTGATCAATATATACTGGTAACCAGGGATCTTCGTTCCCCAGACACTGATTTCTTAATTCTAACAGTTAATAAACCCTTTCATCCAGTGTCAGCACAGAGATTAAGCAAATGGATTAAGCTTACTCTTGCAGCTAGTGGCATTAATACCACTCAATTTTCGGGTTACAGTACTCGTCATGCAGCCACTTCGGCAGCCTATAGGGCAGGAGTTTCTATTGAGGTTATAAGATCTAGAGCGGGTTGGACACAAAAATCTAACACGTTTGCGAGATTTTACAATAGACCCCTGTCAGAAGATCCTGCAGCATTTGCTAAAGGGATCTTAGGTATAGTGCATTCTAAATAATAGATTTAGATACTTATGTGTTTATAGTTTGTTGTGTTCCTTTAATATAGaaaattcattatattatatttatattttgtacaaatactgtattttgttacaaatatatttttggagaaaattctAGATCTTTATCTTTGAACATCTACAAGTAGTTATTGTAATTCGAGAACGGCAATACGAAATATAACTAAACGATCAATTGACTTACCTTAAGGATAATTGATCTATATTATATGAGTATTGCCGTTCGAAGAATTACAAACCCACCCCAGTATCCCACCCGGATAGGTTGATCCAGAATTTTCAGCAAAATTGCAGTGAAGACTGGTTGTGGCGGTGACTGAATATGGGCTAGAGTGGGGTTGCAGGGAAGTGGAACGTACTAAGggaatttgctttaaattattcGTGATGACCGAGCTAAGAAAAAATTGCGACTACAAGTAGTTATTGTAATTCTTCGAACGGCAATACTCATATAATATAGATGAATTATCCTTAAGGTAAGTCAATTGATCGTttaattatttctagacattttcgctaactatttgcttacacatttaccgatttcatttctTTTGGTACcgttaaatagagaattttacgctgcttactatgatgtatcacacgatgggggttcccatttgacatattaaagtgaggttagctggaggtgaggaggtgattgacagaacttcagtaaatgcataattaaacgtccccctgtatatctaatttgactttttttttttttttttttttttttttgaagaaagttattaagggtggatcgttttgaaataaaagcactgtatatattatatatatttttcttcaactaCTTCAGCAGAATAGACCTCTTTCTATGCTTTTTATGAAGggaatacttaaaaattaatgtgtttgtcactaaaccagcgagtttagaagatttaaaaaaacaaatacccaAGCAAATTAGACATATTACcatccatttcatttttattgaatttatccgctactttacgtaTGCACCGTATAATAAAACGcaggatataaaatttaaaaaaaaaactgaatttattttattataagcaCCAAATTCTggcaaatcaaaacaataaacatGATTGCACTGGATTTTCCCTGTAAAATGCATTTTCGCAAAACTGAAAGTTGGATCCGACCCAAGATGTAATAAGACACCAGAGCGTGGCAAAAAAAATAGTTGTGTTGCCGCTTATTCGACCGCTagagagaaaaataaaacataggggttcatattaaaatatttcatagtcTATATCAGGTAGTTTTAACGCCGTGCCGCATAATTCCttataaaaatgcaaattaacAATATCCCTCTCTTGACATgtcattaaaatttatcttaCACCCGACAGTCCATCTGACATATTTATACCAGACatattaaatctttttgtaCGTGTGTgctctttttctttttgttttttgggcAAAACTGAAAACTGGAAgtccataaaaaatatattatgacaTTTTTTAACAAGGACAATAGACGATGGGAcgacaaaaatgtaaatttattaatatctgTTGCAACAATACAGGTGTTATGTAACGTCTTAGCGCCCATTCGGTGATATTTAACGATTTAATCCTACATCGTAGGCGTcgctaaattaattttaatacctacCCAAAGAGAATTAGAATCCTTTAAAGTGTccattaataaattacaattagGAGGGGCTTATTGGTGAATTATTTGTTAGAGTTTGGTggagtttagtttttaaaataaccatCAGTCCAGCTTTCTCGATTTGCTAAATTGTGAGCATCCAAACAattttacatcaaaaaaataaacaaataccactaattaatttagaaaaagccATGAAGAGATTCCGTGTGTACTCATCAAACACGAAACGCCCTCGGCAAGGTTGTTTGCAGATTTTGCATAATCCGAATTGCCTGCCACTGGTGGCCATCACGTCATTTCACTTTATTCACTCGATTTCGACGCGAATACCAGCTCACCACATTGGCAATTTGCATATTATTTCGTCTGGTATCTGAAATGTGTCAGATGTCAGGAATACCACAGGTGTctactttaatttaatagggCTTATTGATAAGGGTGTTTAGTAGGTAGGTATAAAAGTTCTTTtgtcttcttttaatttatagagAGGCAATCTGGTTATTTTATAAGATAAGATAAGAATATACTTTATTGTAAAGCATCACAAAGTGTTCCATCAACAAAAGCAGACTAATGACTTAATCATAACAATCTAACTATTTGTAATTATACCCCaaactaaaactaaattaaaacattaaaagtaAAACATGTAGAAGTTGGATAAGCACAATTAGATACAAAACATTTAAGACAGTTTACagattgaaatttggtagagTACagtaatactttttaaattaaaaaagaaaaaacaagtgAGTACAAGTACAAACAGATTATGCTTAAAATACAATTGCTAGGTTCTCAATTAGGGCCGTCTTATTTGCTATGTGTAACTATTGCTATTTCCaaaactataagagatacgagggcagttaaattagaaaaaagttgccaattttgatgcttatcCTCGATCCATTTAAAACCTTGcaaatgtttattagtttgtgaattacagggtgatttataaaaaacgccaaattttattttaattaatatttccaaaactattgattttagaaacttacttttaattacaaagttttataattttttgtgctctacaaaacttcacctttaattttttttttatgacgttcGGTATCTTGGCATCGGttatcaacttcttttttttttaatacagaccTGCATTgtttataacttattttgaaaacatttcttattccttttaaaatgatgtatctcaTTTGTATGTTTCCCAACGTTTCAAAGTAAAAATAACCATCAGTGTATTGACCAAAGAAATACACGATGGTGTAGACatattatatttcatatttttatttatgttcgTGTGAATCAGtgtgtagtttttgtatttagataggtctgatgatgccctaatgcggcgaaacgcgtaaccttttaatatacgcttgatttgtgagactttgactttgagtttactttctcccccTTTGGTCTAatctaaatgttaaaaaatgtagttttaaattatgatacttATTGATATTAGGGGAGGATGGGGGAATAAGATACAAATGGGGGAATAAGAAACATGAAATAGCCGCCCTGGTCGCGGTTTTAAAGATAtgtttctgtaatttttttggtatgtATCTTACTTTATGGTATATTTGGAAGGGCACCAATTCACTCTTCTCAGTTGTACATACAAAATTCgtatttgtttcttattactCAATGTAATGTTTTCTTATTTCCCCAATTGGGGTAATAAGAAACGGTTAGGTTACATCCCATATATCAAGAGTTTATGTTGAATCGGGGTATTAAGATACACTATTAAAAAGTATCTTTTTAcccagattttttaatttttgttttttttttgttttactttttttgtccACCaccaacaaaattaaagaaaacaaaagtgATGCTTAAAGTTccaaagcaaatttatttaacattacaaaaaataaagatttttactAAGTATCATTTAGACAAGGCTaatgatatatttaaacaaaaaacaaacctATCTAAACGTGAAATAACGTAAGAAATGATACAAAATCATACTTAAAcgaacatattttctttttccattgcagaatagcattttttaatttgaacataATCTGCCCTTTTAATAGTAAAGGGTCCAATGCTCAATAAATTGATAGGACCATAaaagatatattgtttttttacaacTTGTTTGTCCCCGTGTGCTGGCCAATCAAACTGttcaagattttcttttaaaaatttgaccaTACAAGTGTCATCTGTGATGGAAATAATCCGACTTAAATACCAGTTGATGTCATAACAGACAGCaaagtattttttcttcttccagaTTCAGTTGTGCTGTGTCACCATGTTTTAGCTTAATACGTAGGGTTTCTAGGGGCTGGTCATCCATATCGCTCAAGTCATCCGGAGCATCATCCGATTCCAATAGTTTTGGGTCGAGATCTTGCTCATCTTCGGAAGTTGAGGAGTCCTCgatgatttttcttttcttggATATggtcttttttgaattttcttttgtatACTTTCCCCGTgtcttttcatctttttttgtttttttggattCAAAAAGGTTTTTTAGGCGTTGAGCTACCACATCTGAAGATAGAATTTCTCCAACGCCTTGCGATACTTTCTTTCTCTTTCCTGGTTCAGTTGTGTTTTTCGCAACTTCAGAAAGAGTTTCGGAAAGCTTTTTTTCTAATGAATAACTCAAAACTGGAGTTGCTTGTTTCTTTAGCTTAAGAAGACCTCTCCTTCAGTCGCTCAGCTTCCTGGGCATCAAAGGCAGTCAGTCTATGACTAGGGCCAAGGATATCTTCTGGATTATATAGAGATGGCGAAACTGACGCAACAGGACTTGGAGCGAGTTGAGGCTGGTCCTCGGTTGGATTGGTATATTCAGCAACATTTCCAGCTTCCTTGAACCTTTCAAATTTTATAGGATCATACGCAGTCTCTGGAAACTTGTCAGAATTTACAGGAAAAAGTCCCGTTGATTAAAAACCGGACCTAAGGTTCCGGGATTTGAAGGACTCTTCCCACAGAGTACCAATAAGCTCAGCAGATttagtacagtcaatctgtaattaaaaaaggccagaacttttaaaaactatccaagtcgctaattttttgagggtcgaTTGTATTCCTGAAGAAAAGCTTAAGTCCTCGGAATTGAGAGTCACCCCCCCCCCttttttgggaaactcaaaaagtttttcaaatcgattttGCGGCTAAACAGTGAGTCATgcagaaaaacttattgaacataaaatgtaggagttttttgtgctctacaattcATCTCATGGGCCCAAAGCTGTAGAACCAAAATTCGAAAAGTTAGAGGGCGCCAAAATcaccaaaaatgacttttttcattttttcactgagaaaatttttttttttaccatcgcaaggattgcaaaaatgtagaggacaaaaatacctacaaaacGCGTGTCTTACTTTTTTTCGATTTACCGTTTTCAAGATATAATGCATTTAATACCGAAATGTTTACTTTCGTGTATGTAGCCTGCCTCAGATGTTTGGCGAAAGCTGTTTTTCGTCGCCTAACGTTTGCGCATCATGAAATTAAAGTAGAACctgaacaaaatttcttttaccctttttgacaaattgaaaaaagccaTGCAGATGGCGCTGTAAGTCCACGAAAATGAAATTTGCATAgattaaatgttctttaacttgcacaaaatgaataattgaaGTGATTTAGTAGAAAGGGATAAGAGAAATTGGTACATGGTTTACGGAGCACCAATTACAACAAAAGCAGAGGGCGTTGCAGTTGTGAAAGTGACGTGCCTCAATAATTATGGTTGCGTAATGCATGTAATGATAATTGATTACTGAATAATTGCATAGTACATGTTAATAGCAttacttttgcaaaattccATTCCCCACTTTTTTACTGCTATTCCATCATTAAGatattactatatatttatttgaacacTTACCTGAATGTGAATATTTATCTTGAAACATCGTTTATGGTCGCCTGGAATGTACGTGTTTACGTCAAAACTGTAAATTAGCCACTGCCGGATCAGCTGATGGAGGAGAGTAGATGCGGGGAGAGTGGGAGTGGAAAGGGGGACAGCGGTCCAGCGAGCAGCTGCTTTTTTTTCATCCTCGCGAAGCACTACACGACATTTTAATCCTGGTATCTCGAAAACggtaaatcgaaaaaaaaaagtaagacatgtattttgtaggtatttttgtcctctacatttttgcaatccttgcgatagtaaaaaaaattgcttcttagtgaaaaaatgaaaaaagtcatttttggtgactttggcgccctctaacTTTTCGAATTTTGGTTCTACAGCTTTGGGCCCATGAGATgaattgtagagcacaaaaagctctacattttatgttcaataagtttttctgtATGACTCGCTGTTTATCTggaaaatcgatttaaaaaactttttgagttttcCAAAAAGGGGGGGGGGGGTGAGACTCTCAATTCCGGGGACTTAAGCTTTTCTTCGGAAATAGAAtcgaccctcaaaaaattagcgactttgatagtttaaaaaaaaaaaaaattacagattgactgtactaaTTGTGCTTTTGTCAACAATTTTCCAGGGTACTTTTTGTTATGTTCAATAAGAAGTTGATTCCAATCTGTTTTCATAGTCTTGAACACTGTTTTGTCAGGTGGCTGAATGAAATGCTGCAGCTGCTCCGCAGGCTAAAACTGTTGTATTTGTTTTCCCAGTTCCCGCAATATTTCTCGAGATTCTTTTGAGTCTCTTTTCTGCCACGATCTTCATATCCTTTGGATCGTGTGAAAAGGAGGTTTCATCACAGTTGAACAAGAGGCCACCATCTTCAGAGCCAATGCCTAGTTCATTGaacatttttgaaatgtcaTCGTAAAAACGTCTGATGACAAAGGGATCCGTTCCTCTGACCCTTTGTGAGCTGAGAGCTTTACCTTTTCTTATGGCTAGCTGAGGATGGCGCGCCAAGAATCCACGAAACCAATCCTCACCAGGACCTTTTCCATCTTTCCATCTGGTTTCTATTTTCTCTTCCTTAATAAACTGTGACACAAGTGTTAATGTCTCTTTTTTCGTTAGTCCTTCGCCATGTAGCGCGCACAGTCTTAGATACTGAGCAAGGTCCTGTTCATCTTTATACCTAAGTTCAGGCTTTCGCCCACTACCCACTTTCACATCACCcacttttttgtattgtttggaAAGCGTCCCAAATGGCACTTCGTATTGTTCTGCCGCGGCACGTAGTGTTAAACCTCTGCGAACTGCAGATATAGCTTCTGTCATACGATCAGGGTCATAGGTTACCCTTATTCActtctttttgtaatttctgGGCATTTTTACTTAACTGGATTTACCTGCGACAACAAGAGGgactaataataatagtttcttATTACCCCACAATAGGGTTTCTTATTGCcccattaaataaaacaattgggGTAATAAGAAACAATTCCATTATGGTGGACGCGTTTGTTGCAGGGAGAtctgagaaaaaataaaataaaggccttTCACTCGTCTACAAGCTACGGTATCGAaactaatgttaaaaaatttcttagggcaaattcaaaaaaatacatttgaaaCGCACCACTTTGAGGTGATAAAGTTTTAGGCAGAGTTAGCAAgtctgtcaaaaaaattgataaaatatacaGCAATGCGAAATCGACTTGATATACCTTCTAGTTAAAGGATTTAAGTgtcttgtatatattttttcagatttttcacattaacaaaaataaaaaaaattatatgtatcttaTTGCCCCTGTTCCTTATTCCCCCATTGCCTCCTATCCGTTCAATTTAGTTAGCTGTGACAGTAATTGAAGTCTGTATGGTCATGGCtgccaaacaaaaataatatttttgacagaaGTCATCATGCTTTCGCGTcagtttttattcatattaatattgttcgaattacaaaaatagtttatattttttactttcttgatttattttctttaacagCATCGagtatatcataattttttaacaaactctctgcaagataataataataaaaaaggtcTTTTCATTTAGGAAAggaaaatacaaatacaaagttaatagtttaaagGCGATTCAGTGCACAAAGGTTCAGATATCTAAATGCCTGTTCTTCCATCTAACCTAATTATCTATAACATACTAAGTTTtaaaataggaataatataaatgctataaattataaagagtaGATCAACCAGCAAAAAAAAGAAGATCTGACAGCATTTACGCCTACACAacgaaaaagaaacaaactcaACCCCGCAAACAAAACACAGCATAAAGCAAAAGGTACAGTCcgttatatatgtatgtatatcatTTATAGTCTAAtgcattaattgtttttgttatcatTATCGCAATagaaaaaagaaagtaaaaaaaatgaaacacccactaaattatgttttattgttgcagtaattccttaaaaatgtattttttaaaagaatataataaaatgatcttttataaGTTTCGGTTGAGGGAATCGGAGGTGTTAGCCTTCCTTTATACCGGGTATTAATATTGTAAACATctgtgcgaaattttattttataaggtggagattttaaattaattattttaaaaaacattgaagatgcGTGAAAAATCCTTCAGTTTAGTCAACCACCTGGTTTCCTTAAGCTTGTGTTTTATGGCGCTTCCTTATACCATACATCAATCTAAGGCACGCATTTTGGAGTTTCTGAATAATTCTACTCTCTTCAGAAAATATCAAGGATAGACCATACACTGATTAAGCTGTGATAGAACCAGCGAATTACACAGTAGAATTTTTGTTCTTCTATTTAAAACGTAACAatgtgaataaatatttttatatatttatatatggaTAGATCTTTTGGATAATATTCCTCTTgctgtaataaaaaactttaaatattttcaacatgACGGTGCACCACCACATCGAGATCAGCATTGTACAAGGTTCTTGAACAATTTTAAACCACATCGTTGAATTGGTAATGacggtcctataaattggccgGCAAGATCGCCTGATATAACACTCATGGATTTTTCCATATGGGGTTTTATTAAGGACCAGGTTTATCAAGGTTACGCCTCAAAATTTAGAGGACGTAAGTTTTAAAACTCCAGGTTCATGGGTATGTTCGACAATCCACTTGTTattgtaaatttcaaaataatgattagttatttttttttcaatcaagaGGAGGGTGCTTATCCTTAAGTTTCTTAAGCAGTTCTTCTTTAGCTAAATAGGTAAAGAATGGAACAAACAAGCTATGTCAGGATCGGGTTTTTCTAATgacttttaagaatttatataattaacaaaCTAACAAGCGTCCTTAACTTGTGATTTAGAAGTgcgataaatttttttaaaagtccttTAGAACGattgaaatgttatttttatatcaatttaatattgattgaaattatatttacttCCTTTCAATTGCTTATCGCAATTGCAAGAAGCTtacaaattacttaataaatttactttacaGAGAAATGAATATACACTCGCCGGCagaaaattccgccaccctgaaatattggccaagtttgatgatttataatttttttattttttatcagattctcacgattttgcaaaacaaactgttgttttttctcgtaatttcaaaagaccctgtagaaaaattaaggtggataattctgtttacatactgttccttgtaatctttgatgtattctaaacatttcgatttttgattcattccattatctcattccTGCTGcaagctgcaaattttttattagtcttataaaactaatttaattattcagtGATTGAGATTGAcagaaaagaattattaattaataagtaaacaATATTTACATACTTTGTTAAAATCGCCGTTCCTCAGGTTTCTTAATTGGTGAGCTGCCTCATACTCCCAGGAAGAATTTGCAAGAAAAATATGATGCGAGGGAAATGGAGGTCGCAATTtagcacaaattaaaaaaaaggaaacaaatgACCCCTATAATACAACCCTATatacactttaaaataaaatacacttaCCCTGAATTAACAGGATTTTCAATTAGGTGACGCAGGTGAAGAAGATTGAAACGATATAAAGTCGAACATCAGATTTcgatttaagaaaattgaatcTCCTGAAGGGAATTTTCCAAGAATATTATG
This window encodes:
- the LOC126750472 gene encoding uncharacterized protein LOC126750472 isoform X1; the protein is MKPVVKFLRSNGIVCVIYLDDILIISKTFETACKDCQATKDLLESLGFLLNSKKSNLVPSQTCTFLGFAYNSISFKVLLPIEKATLIQAQILKLLTKDKCSILTLAQLIGKFVAACPAVKYGWVHLKILERKKYLALRSNRHNYQSTLLLSDCIKSELQWWHQTLTHNYGTHIVTNTVFALEIFTDASLTGWGAHCLSKVTHGFWHTCDRVKHINYLELLAAFNALRSFASDLSNCSILLGVDNVTAIACINRMGSVRFKNLNYITRQIWLWCETRNIFLVASYVNTKDNVHADKESRSTYTEYELSNHAFQKICQYFGKPTIDLFASQLNAKCTRYISWKPDPSSITVDAFTVSWEGQFFYAFPPFSLVLKCLQKIIAEGAQGIVVVPRWNTQPWYSTFCKLLVTKPLVFTPDQSLLSSPFRDPLWQTLSLEVEILSGRLFTDEVSQQ